The genomic DNA tctttctccacTCACCACTGAGCCATGCTTTGCCTAGAGCAAGTCCTCCTCCACTAAACAACATGATAGGCAGAGCATCTTTCCAGCTGAAATTTTCGACATGCTGCTCGAGCTTCTTTGGATCATGTCGAGCTTTGTCGAAGATGGTCGGCAACGTAGTGGCATGGTATTTCTCGCGCAAGCTGTTATACCACTTGCGATCGAATGGTCGCCACCAGTCCTCTTCCGATGCGAAAGACGCAGCATACATCCATTTCATACCTCCGACCTCGTGCAGCTTATCTTCAATGGCTTTGTTTTCTTTGAGATAGCAGTCGAGATCGGCTTCAATGGGTGACCCCCAAATTCCGACGTTCAGCATGAGCTCCGGACTTCCGTCGGCTTTCTTTTCCGTAGTGTGGGGATGTAACGTCGGAGCTGGAGTCTGTTTCAAAGGGCAGAGCCATAGCGGCCAGATCTTGATCTCCTCGGTCTCCCATTCGATGAACTCTTTTGCAGCTGACATAGGAATAGCCACGTCTTGAATGATCTGAATATTGAGGTAAAGCGAATGCATTGCTGCGTAGAGCATTCGCGTATGTAGAAAATCGTCCAGCCAGTATCGCGTGCGCTTGGTGAAGGGAACGGCGCCCTTCGTCATCTCGAAAATGCTGGCGCCTACCCAGAAGCCGCCTCGGTCGTAGCGGAAGTAGTACTCTGGAAGCGGAATGAGCTCTGTGACTGGGCCGTTGCTCGCTTTCAGACGCTCCTCTACGTGCCAGGCGAACCAGGGATCACTGGGCGCAGAAAATCGAGCGACGGCTACACCAGGAGTGCGCTCGTTAGTGCGTCGGCCAGTAATAATAGCACCTGAAGTCTTTGACCACAAAATACCGTCAACATAGTCGGACTTGTCGTATTGGGCACCGGAAGTGAAGTGTTTGACCTTTTCGACGGCTTCCTCGATGCTAGAGACAGGATGGTATGTCGTCTCGACATATTTTTGCGCTTTCTCGAGGCGGATTGCGAGCAGGGTTACAACACCAAATGATCCCAGACCTCCTGCTGCACCATGGAACAAGTCCGGAAGATTGGTCTCAGAGCATGTAACGACCTCGCCATTTGCCAGGACCATTTCCACTGACTCGAGAGTCTGATTGAAGAAGCCATGTTTGTAAGAGGAGCTCTCGCCAGTGGTGCCAGAGTAGCCACCTCCAACAGTGATACCTATACATGTCAACAGCTGAATATAGAGCGAGGACCTTCAGTTGTGACTCACCAGGGAAGTCTGCCACGACAGCAGGTGTGAGGTCGTAGGCCAAGGTAGCTTCTACCAGCTTATCCATTGGCACGTTCGCTTCAACGTAcgccaacatcttctccgTATCAACTTTGAGCACATGGTTTAGTCCGCTCGTATCCACGACATTCTTCTTGTCGCGCAAGGTCTGGTTGCGACTGCTGTTCGTAGCTCCACGATAGATGCGAaatttctgcttcttgtcgTAGAACTCCTTCACGCTGCTGGCGATCTGCGCCACCAGCTGGGTGTGTTTCTCCATGCTTGCTTGGAGAACAACTTCGCAGTGGAGTGAAACGCGAGGATATGGTGTTCTGCATTTTCGGTAAACGTGTCGCGTCGAAACAAAGAGGTGCGTGGTGGGAGCAAACAATACCAAAATGTCCTACCTATTGTTCTCGAACACGATATCCGTACCATGGTCTCCGCTGCGCTGGGTCAACTTCTCATCGCGTGCCTATCGTTCTCAGCGTCACGGCGCACGACGCGTTTTGCTGTGTCAGAGCATAGCAAGACCGGGCAAGATCCGCCTGTTCTGCTCTGGTGTTTGCTGCGGCATTCGCGTGCCATAGCAACCTGAAGTATCCGATCGTATAAGAAAGAGCATATTGCGCGACCGGTGGCTGCAGCAAAGCTCATCTTGTGTAGAGAGGGATTGTTTTGTTGTGGTCGCAGAACGAAGGGTCGCCTGAGAAAAGTGGAGCCGCGGTTTGCCGAAGTCCTTCcttccttctgctcttccgcTCTCCTTGTCTGCACTACTCTGGTCAAGCACAGTTGCATCTGACGCTTCGGCATCAAATCTTGTGAATGTTCGACATGCTGCTGTCAGCAACTAAACCGCACTGCACTCATTGTGTGCAGCACATAGGGCCATGACTCACAGGGTACTCCGGTCATTCACCTTTGGCGACTATTCGGACATGAAGAAACGAAGATTTGCCCCGTATATTCACCAACATGCACATGACTCGTGTTCATTCACTTTCCTTACTCCGGCAAATCACAACTTGCGCCTCTTGTATAAATCTTGTCTTCCTAATATACCAATATACCAAGTCTTTGGCACTGAGAATCAACTCTTCCACATCCAGCACTAATCTCAGAAACCATAAACCCACTCGACATGGCGACCGCAAAGAACAACATCGCCAGAGAGCAAGTACGCGAGCTCAAGGAAGCACCTCTTCCTCTGCCGGGCGTTGTACTCCAGCTCCGTACAGGCAAGAAACAGGCATTCGGTCCAACACAATCAGCTATCAATAAATTGCAGGTTGAAGGGTCGATCTTCGCAGGCAAGACTGGACTCGACGGAGACGAGCATGTGTACAAGCACCATGGAGGCATTGACCGAGCTATCCACCAATACAACCCTGATCACTATGCCGACTGGCGAGCAGAAGAACCGCCGGCGCCAGCACTCTTCGACATCGGAGGCTTTGGCGAAAACCTTACCACAACCAACATGAATGAAGAAAACGTTTGTGTTGGCGACCTCTATCGTCTCGGAGAGGAAATCATTCTGCAAGTCAGCGAGCCGCGGAATCCGTGCTATAAGCTCAATATCCGCTTCCAATGGCCTCGAGTTCTAAAGCGCGTGCAACGTACGGGACGTGTGGGGTGGAACTTCCGCGTGCTGCAGACTGGGTACGTCAAGAAAGGCGATACGATATCGCTTCTGGAGCGACCGCATCCGAAGTGGTCCGTCATGAACGTCCAGCGCGCCATAAAAGGCAAGGCAGTTCCTCTGTCCTTGGTCGAGGAGTGCAGCGAGCTGGAGGTGCTTACGTCCAAATTCAGAGATATGGCTCTGCATCGACTGCGATCTTCTCCGAAGCGATACGCCGTCACCAAAATTGAGCAAGTTACGCCACGCGTCAAGCAGCTGACATTCAGCCTGCTGGACACGCTGAAGCTCTCCAACTCTGATTTCGAGGACTTCGCTTTTGCGCAGCTTCGTTTCGGTCCGGATCTCAGTCTGTCGCGGTCTTACTCGATCGTGTCTGGCAACATGAAGACTTTCTGCTTAGGTGTGGCTCTTGACGACCAGTCACGAGGCGGGTCGGCATATCTGCACCAGCAACTCCGTGTTGGTGACGAGGTTCAAATGGTGCCGGGTGACAGCCCTAAGGCCGTGGCTGACGAAAAATCTTGCGAGAAGGATGGGTCCATCGCACACCGTCTGATTATCATTGGTGACATTGGTGTCACTGCATTCTTGCCAAAGATCAAATCGTGGCAACAACAAGGTGTACCTCTCAGCATTCACTATGCTGTGAGAAGCGATGCTGATGCAGCATACGCCAATGATCTTCCCAAGCAGCCAACCACGACGTACAGCAAGACACGCAACGAGCGGCTTGAAGTTGAAAGCATCATTCCACCTCCTTCTTCGAAGACCAAACTCTACTGCTGTGGCCCAGCACGACTCATGCAGGCGTGCAAGCAGCTCACTGACAAACTTGGCTACCCCGAAAACATGGTGCATTTCGAAGATTTCACGGCACCACGCGGCGATGACCTCGGCGATCCCTTTgaggtcgaggtcgatgaaCCGGACACCAAACGCAAGGAGACACTGGTGGTGCCTTCCGATAAGACGCTACTTCAAGTTCTGCACGAGGCCGGCTTTGACAACGTGATGTCGAGCTGTGAGACAGGTGGTTGTGGCGCGTGCAAGGTCACGTTGTGTGCAGGCAAGGTGGCCTACAACAGCCAGGTGCTGTCAGAGGAGGAGAAAAAGACAGCTATGCAGAGCTGCGTCGATCGAGGCGTAGGCAAGATCAAGATTGAGATTGATTAGGGGCGGAGGACAGACATCGCATTGACTTAGCGCACGAGACTTATTGCCGCTGGATGATAGAGGCATAGCTCGAATTCTcgttctccttcttgaagcTCTTGAGTCAGATAGGCAGATGTTTGTATACCAGCATCATTCACACAAATTCTCAATTCCCGTCACATGTGTCCCTAACAAACAGGTCCCTATACATCATGCCATACTATACCCTCATTCACGACTTATCAGCTCGCCACTACATTACCCTCCCACCCTCTCACATCCTCCAAGACGATCAGAACCCCATCTCGCCACAATCATGCCTCACCGCACCCCCAAAACCGTCTCCTTCAGCAAAAAAGACACCATACTCCCCATCCCTCACCACAAACGCCCCAAAACCGCACCCTCAGACCCCAAAACCCAACGCGCACAACTCAAAAAAGAAATCTCCAGACTCGAACACGATTTCCTCAAAACTCGCAAATCACGCGAAGCCAATGAACTCAAATATGAGAAATCACATAATATGAAACGGAAACAAGAACAAGCTCGGATGATGGCTTATGTCGAAGGTTGTAGAATGCGGGAGGCGGTTTTGATGGATTTGTTGAGTGATGCGAAGAATATGTTGAAGTATGTGGAGGAGCATGATAGGTTGCAGGATAAGGGGTATGCGAGGGGGTATTTGGAGAGGATGGACTTTTGGAGGGAGGGGGTTGTGAGGGAGGTGGGGAGGAGGCGATGAGGATTATTTGGAGCAGGATGAGATTTGGTGGTTACCAGAAGATGGCAGATTCGTTGTTGGGGTCAGTTGATCACTGTCGATCATTTTCTACTGCTTCTTCGGTATGTTGCATAAGGCGCGTGTCCAATTGGCAGGAGACTTTTTGATACGATGCTGACTTGGATATAGGTTCAATCGTGTTCGTTCCCTCGGAAAGTAGGCGAGGTACAGAGGCATTATCTTTCGAGAATCTGCAAGACAGCGAAGACAGCGTCGTCAGACTCGAACATTCGGCGGCGAGACCAGAACATGTGGTTGATGCATATGGCGCAACGAGCTCGTGTCACGTTCCAGCCTGGGCTTAACATATAATAGTTCACTTGGTGTcagtcagcagcagaagaaaaCACAATAAGCTACATCAGAATACCAAAGTCAACGAAGTATCAATTATGATTCGGAACTCGATGCCCTTCTGATCCGTGCGGCTCCATCGTGTTGTAAGAAATTGACCGAGACAGCGCAGAATCACGGTGTCTCATCGTTGACAATACTATTGTCGACAGACTTCGTGAATCTCCCGTGCCATTCTCGTCGCAAGGCACGCCTGTGAAGCGTCTACAAGAGAGTGAAGAACTCGCTGACCTTCGCAATGTGCTTAAATCGATACATTTCTCCTGCTGGCAGGAAAGAAGATGTCCAAACCATCGAGAAGGCCGAGATTTCCTGAAGCCACACCCTCAGCAGCAATCGCTCCGACGAAAGAACTTCAACCCAAAGACAGCAGAACCG from Cercospora beticola chromosome 3, complete sequence includes the following:
- a CDS encoding uncharacterized protein (antiSMASH:Cluster_10~SMCOG1138:FAD linked oxidase domain protein); the encoded protein is MEKHTQLVAQIASSVKEFYDKKQKFRIYRGATNSSRNQTLRDKKNVVDTSGLNHVLKVDTEKMLAYVEANVPMDKLVEATLAYDLTPAVVADFPGITVGGGYSGTTGESSSYKHGFFNQTLESVEMVLANGEVVTCSETNLPDLFHGAAGGLGSFGVVTLLAIRLEKAQKYVETTYHPVSSIEEAVEKVKHFTSGAQYDKSDYVDGILWSKTSGAIITGRRTNERTPGVAVARFSAPSDPWFAWHVEERLKASNGPVTELIPLPEYYFRYDRGGFWVGASIFEMTKGAVPFTKRTRYWLDDFLHTRMLYAAMHSLYLNIQIIQDVAIPMSAAKEFIEWETEEIKIWPLWLCPLKQTPAPTLHPHTTEKKADGSPELMLNVGIWGSPIEADLDCYLKENKAIEDKLHEVGGMKWMYAASFASEEDWWRPFDRKWYNSLREKYHATTLPTIFDKARHDPKKLEQHVENFSWKDALPIMLFSGGGLALGKAWLSGEWRKKRKSTWMNWVPRGKGE
- a CDS encoding uncharacterized protein (antiSMASH:Cluster_10~SMCOG1094:ferredoxin), translating into MATAKNNIAREQVRELKEAPLPLPGVVLQLRTGKKQAFGPTQSAINKLQVEGSIFAGKTGLDGDEHVYKHHGGIDRAIHQYNPDHYADWRAEEPPAPALFDIGGFGENLTTTNMNEENVCVGDLYRLGEEIILQVSEPRNPCYKLNIRFQWPRVLKRVQRTGRVGWNFRVLQTGYVKKGDTISLLERPHPKWSVMNVQRAIKGKAVPLSLVEECSELEVLTSKFRDMALHRLRSSPKRYAVTKIEQVTPRVKQLTFSLLDTLKLSNSDFEDFAFAQLRFGPDLSLSRSYSIVSGNMKTFCLGVALDDQSRGGSAYLHQQLRVGDEVQMVPGDSPKAVADEKSCEKDGSIAHRLIIIGDIGVTAFLPKIKSWQQQGVPLSIHYAVRSDADAAYANDLPKQPTTTYSKTRNERLEVESIIPPPSSKTKLYCCGPARLMQACKQLTDKLGYPENMVHFEDFTAPRGDDLGDPFEVEVDEPDTKRKETLVVPSDKTLLQVLHEAGFDNVMSSCETGGCGACKVTLCAGKVAYNSQVLSEEEKKTAMQSCVDRGVGKIKIEID